The Kluyveromyces lactis strain NRRL Y-1140 chromosome D complete sequence genome has a window encoding:
- the DPH2 gene encoding 2-(3-amino-3-carboxypropyl)histidine synthase (similar to uniprot|P32461 Saccharomyces cerevisiae YKL191W DPH2 Protein required along with Dph1p Kti11p Jjj3p and Dph5p for synthesis of diphthamide which is a modified histidine residue of translation elongation factor 2 (Eft1p or Eft2p) may act in a complex with Dph1p and Kti11p) yields MNDSVLVAPSLSTAQTEDTFEFQSYGETEHSRSYLGSDVTKDNLVELVSAYYSVPELIQYFEEHPQYKKITLQFPDELVLDSSIVVQLMQQELVKAEDETSQSFNTIDTDEVLHNEKSCGNCSGCDCSSKIDKTETKRKVWILADTSYSSCCVDEVASEHVKGDIVVHFGDACMNAVQKLPVVYSLGRPVLDLDLVVSQFKLKYAAKDQKICLMADAPHSMHMKSIYDILHDKEGYKNVVYSDINQDMLQSDTHIVGYNNAVEHDERLRKCVTCGNRNIYAEVDVSELNEYDLFHVTIPKDPHLLYLTTKFQSVTLYDPSSGMLNEGPFPSMMKRYKFMHMARTAGTIGILVNTLSLRNTKETMNKLTKLLKENGKKHYLFVVGKPNVAKLANFEPIDIWCILGCGQGGIVLDQYNEFYKPIITPYELLMALSDEVTWTGQWITDFKSIINQIENEVNDSDDMEQDILSSGTECRSDEDEAPEFNAVTGKYVSTSRPLRQIARLEIETPVEEVRASDSTELVKQFSQTVAIRNTVSTSAAFLQTRHWTGLGSDYKDDEDGEEDGATVEEGTAGVARSYQFDELNKKT; encoded by the coding sequence ATGAATGATTCAGTGTTGGTGGCTCCATCGCTATCCACTGCACAAACAGAAGATACCTTTGAATTCCAAAGTTATGGTGAAACTGAACATTCTAGATCATACCTTGGGTCAGATGTGACTAAGGATAATCTTGTTGAGCTAGTCAGTGCATATTATAGTGTTCCCGAGTTGATCCAGTACTTCGAGGAGCATCCGCAGTATAAGAAGATCACATTGCAATTCCCAGATGAGCTAGTATTGGATTCATCGATAGTGGTTCAACTGATGCAACAAGAGCTTGTAAAAGCTGAGGATGAGACTTCACAGTCCTTTAACACTATAGATACTGACGAAGTGTTACATAATGAAAAAAGCTGTGGTAACTGTAGCGGATGCGACTGTTCTTCCAAGATTGATAAAACAGAaactaaaagaaaagtatGGATTCTCGCTGACACATCATATAGTTCATGCTGTGTTGATGAGGTAGCCAGTGAACATGTAAAGGGAGATATAGTGGTTCATTTTGGAGACGCCTGTATGAACGCAGTGCAGAAGCTCCCTGTTGTTTATTCATTAGGAAGGCCCGTCTtagatttggatttggttGTATCACAATTCAAGTTGAAATACGCAGCTAAAGACCAAAAAATCTGTTTAATGGCCGATGCTCCACACTCGATGCATATGAAATCTATCTACGATATACTACACGACAAGGAAGGGTACAAGAACGTTGTTTACTCTGATATCAACCAGGATATGTTGCAATCGGACACGCATATCGTGGGGTATAACAACGCGGTTGAACACGATGAACGACTACGGAAATGTGTCACATGCGGTAACAGAAACATATATGCGGAAGTAGATGTCTCTGAACTTAACGAATACGACTTGTTTCATGTAACGATACCGAAGGACCCTCATCTATTATATCTCACCACGAAGTTCCAATCGGTAACGTTATATGATCCATCCAGCGGCATGTTAAACGAGGGACCATTCCCATCGATGATGAAGCGTTATAAGTTCATGCATATGGCAAGGACCGCTGGGACCATTGGAATCCTTGTGAACACTTTATCGTTAAGAAACACAAAGGAAACGATGAACAAATTGACAAAActattgaaggaaaacgGTAAGAAGCATTATTTATTCGTTGTTGGTAAACCCAACGTCGCAAAGTTAGCAAACTTTGAGCCCATTGACATTTGGTGTATCCTTGGCTGTGGTCAAGGAGGTATCGTTCTAGACCAGTATAACGAGTTCTACAAGCCGATCATTACACCATATGAGCTTCTCATGGCATTGAGTGACGAAGTCACATGGACTGGGCAATGGATCACGGACTTTAAATCCATTATCAACCAGATAGAAAACGAGGTTAATGACAGCGATGACATGGAACAAGATATACTGTCCTCAGGTACGGAATGTAGAAgcgatgaagatgaagcaCCGGAATTTAATGCAGTCACAGGAAAATACGTTTCTACCTCAAGACCATTACGTCAAATAGCAAGacttgaaattgaaactcCAGTAGAAGAAGTACGAGCCTCTGATTCCACAGAACTGGTGAAACAGTTCTCGCAGACAGTCGCTATCAGGAACACCGTCTCTACATCGGCAGCATTCTTGCAAACCCGACATTGGACAGGTCTAGGAAGTGACTACAAAGATGACGAAGACGGAGAAGAAGACGGTGCTACTGTGGAAGAGGGTACTGCGGGTGTAGCTAGGAGCTACCAGTTCGATGAACTGAACAAGAAGACATAA
- the RPN13 gene encoding proteasome regulatory particle lid subunit RPN13 (similar to uniprot|O13563 Saccharomyces cerevisiae YLR421C RPN13 Subunit of the 19S regulatory particle of the 26S proteasome lid) → MASAVANCLNRTYTHEDINHRTSERLSDQWYRFKRGEKNIDMTEAISFRAGKCDYDEESKICTPKQMKGEIQIKPSEEAQGFFDFQWSTKDRVSGSAVEPIEFILIPGETKWIDIKSAKNGRVLCLLFSTGEKWFFWLQEKHQGNESLNEWSEKDKELLAKLQKLLEFEEEEEEEEEVKEQEQEQEPEKMEIDPQDNEQPKADSNP, encoded by the coding sequence ATGGCGTCAGCAGTGGCAAACTGTTTAAATAGGACCTACACACACGAAGATATCAATCATAGAACATCTGAGAGATTGTCAGACCAGTGGTATAGGTTTAAAAGAGGAGAGAAGAATATTGATATGACAGAGGCGATCAGTTTTAGGGCAGGAAAATGTGATTATGATGAGGAGAGTAAAATTTGTACGCCGAAGCAGATGAAGGGGGAGATCCAGATCAAACCCAGTGAAGAAGCGCAAGGGTTTTTCGATTTCCAATGGAGCACTAAGGATCGAGTCTCAGGGTCAGCAGTGGAACCAATTGAGTTTATTTTGATTCCCGGAGAGACGAAATGGATCGATATAAAGTCAGCTAAGAACGGCAGAGTGTTATGTTTACTCTTCTCTACTGGTGAGAAATGGTTTTTCTGGTTACAAGAAAAGCACCAAGGCAATGAATCGTTGAACGAATGGAGTGAAAAGGATAAAGAGTTACTTGCTAAGCTTCAGAAACTgttggaatttgaagaggaagaggaagaggaagaggaagtcaaagaacaagaacaagaacaagaaccGGAAAAGATGGAAATTGACCCTCAAGACAATGAACAGCCGAAGGCCGACTCCAATCCGTAA
- the DCK1 gene encoding guanine nucleotide exchange factor DCK1 (similar to uniprot|Q06409 Saccharomyces cerevisiae YLR422W Hypothetical ORF): MTKSNNDATANGSSDTPANHTELRQFEWIPTDRLIPGTVARAFLPLKKCPELVLKSSDYVDLYPGDEVFVMEQTKDGKWCRGYVSNDLMPIDFMSNMGSVTDNLPKQKIQRVIFPRRFVHLDFDEQIENYAFLRFPTGTELEQQDGRLKKLPSLYQLMRASKVSRETPPPYPFFVANGYALNREILLNLFTLTKHIYYLYSFGEFEIVDQMVDLYYKLDAVRIQLQANFMATNERSLIMKKATALMSIFSKFIASHSVTKKIGSLQKRNRIDPFGFESILTRDQATGKLLTDSVSPQLMATSTSLYAMTTNYPVSNANDLKLKPDENTKFKSFPPSQILVDCQEIIGTLVSDQHAEALTAYLYLRTAKEVLTEPFLIDLKKNNQKSMDNVSAALFRNLPYNIGENNRVYLVVEIVETIKVVIDEDVDQKFVKPFVPFAASADDITGSIRRGVVAGATDISRVFSKEKGSLASGHAYNFKVELFASFYTDSKSEQPPIPAATLTDPAKLAKLMKAKSNVSTKNNGWGDLIDRIINDSHTGIAVTGQMESLVVSVKEIKEDCKFLQTNSDNAMAITAVNPIFYDTLEQKQTDRIYLTLDKVSICGLENKKSNVSNITIQISSNNDKITFRPSSVTHSYKKWAFITVRPGELVNETIRIDGIDSMTKEETLRVSAYLNGRLFAKSRFYVKKGLQILEYKKKSVFQLISSLGKPLVEIEVGTRYVGNNYNMDRTVHSLLSLLRKHQITENDFEQKSLEALKSLKMVSIKQITKYFNPILLSLLELLYYTCYRHAARSSEALKKAVFSSLVQFLDMNIARHDNYKHLFNDFFEEVERENSNYLPELGPILVRLMSEQFSSSANSWSYVGRALCRSYILLLKLGRLFSKDIVGYHQAVDEFFNSLSIFFRVTNDSVLVDQVTILETYDLAINETSAIFDDPHLIQLVLLLFNACQEKENSIEFSQDDLSTKEKNFVNAKYLLLRRILQNPELAPFFKDPAENPLRTKFLGQVIEWCFKPFIKEKGCVPNLTTASYANGVLITIIEQAQDTVFKRNLIRLLPIFCRIFLFLRSACEKEDCFKFKRVFAPLFPTVTPLPEITVDSMVTDEVFVGVLLETATIIIALTKIVEQQYDSHGSFIKAIEACREDEDFQSPYYVTKIVREDLATIFVTIHRLIKGDFFPSKKWFTMTAAIMRACMTLSEMCLDVFKLYYVPDEQCTLETFDAELWGRYFKLVLCIANHKTVNSTPLAPLPRKAVYLVTGDLIGRASYILEQIWDILGDNCIGTDLDNKYGILRSSVYQMTFLTAAMDIVTDFCAFSFLRHVDARRVGSKIIWVVLILVWTNENSLTTAIEELTPQFFNAYQKGALRPTVFEVEIFLDTLLHVIHLDTEDSIKDTLFNYVRFLKEFLLSLAETEDIPSGEEFDDDRTASQLRIFGYLMSMKRPEMLHTLVNDLFINHMRRKDYIQAALSLELLALTYEWNPNDSLPATKYPPLPEQSSFERREYLYKEAARNFTKGLKLEKALTVYKDLADAYDKINYDLDGLSYVHGQISNIYTDLQNVDRLVPNYFKVSFYGYGFPKNLRGKTFVFEGLPFEHITSVHNRLLKLYPGSKLVNSFTEADKLLVSPPNGKFIHVISVEPRLQISDEYATSDKKNDNNKVRLYVENRDLKTFSSSRRVAGTHGITDLWVIEYIFETKSTFPTLMNRSEVVKVTEKRLSPINNAIKSLQQKIQELSGLEDMCYKLMKENGDCSEVFSELSRNITGTIDAPINGGIAEYRVFYTDEETKSKLDPADVELLVAAFNELTIVLNRCLALHGQLCPISLSKSHTLLKDLFAKNFEKEIKVSGIDINETNDEIIARIKSIQSSQQSFSKRSSMLMSRSIFSESHSIRSAGSNGSATKNSMHDLTVTSSHRTTKSNAPSHAASHATRISRPTTHISMLRSTR, from the coding sequence ATGACGAAATCGAATAATGATGCTACTGCCAATGGTAGTAGCGACACACCTGCAAACCACACGGAACTGAGACAGTTCGAATGGATCCCCACTGATAGATTGATTCCAGGGACTGTTGCCCGAGCGTTTCTTCCATTAAAGAAGTGTCCAGAGCTAGTATTGAAATCATCGGATTATGTTGATCTGTATCCTGGCGATGAAGTTTTTGTTATGGAACAGACCAAGGATGGAAAATGGTGCCGTGGTTATGTTAGCAATGATTTAATGCCAATCGACTTCATGAGCAATATGGGATCTGTTACTGACAATTTACCGAAACAGAAAATTCAACGAGTGATTTTCCCCAGACGATTTGTTCATTTGGATTTTGACGAGCAGATCGAGAACTATGCATTCTTGAGGTTCCCCACTGGTACTGAATTAGAGCAACAGGATGGTCGACTCAAAAAACTACCGAGTTTGTATCAATTAATGCGTGCTTCGAAAGTTTCAAGAGAAACTCCACCTCCATATCCATTTTTCGTTGCAAACGGATATGCGCTAAATCGTGAAATCTTGTTAAATTTATTCACATTAACAAAACATATTTATTATCTTTACTCATTTGGTGAGTTTGAAATCGTGGATCAGATGGTCGACTTATACTACAAGTTAGATGCAGTCagaattcaacttcaagCAAATTTTATGGCCACTAACGAAAGATCATTGATCATGAAAAAGGCTACTGCCTTGATGAGcatattttcaaagttcATCGCATCACATTCAGTGACGAAAAAAATCGGCTCATTGCAGAAAAGGAACAGGATTGATCCGTTCGGGTTCGAGTCAATCTTGACTCGCGACCAGGCTACAGGTAAGCTTTTGACGGATTCTGTATCTCCTCAATTAATGGCCACAAGTACGTCGTTATATGCCATGACAACAAATTATCCAGTCTCCAATGCAAACGATTTAAAATTGAAGCCGGACGAAAATACCAAATTTAAATCGTTCCCACCTTCACAAATTTTGGTTGATTGTCAAGAGATTATCGGTACATTAGTTTCTGATCAACACGCAGAAGCCTTAACCGCCTATTTATATCTAAGGACTGCCAAAGAAGTACTTACCGAACCATTTCttattgatttgaagaagaataacCAGAAATCTATGGATAATGTATCTGCTGCTCTCTTTAGAAACTTGCCCTATAATATCGGTGAAAACAACAGAGTATATTTAGTGGTTGAAATAGTTGAGACTATCAAGGTGGTTatcgatgaagatgttgatcaaaaatttgTAAAACCTTTCGTTCCCTTTGCTGCTTCGGCAGACGATATCACTGGGTCTATCCGTAGAGGTGTCGTGGCTGGTGCCACGGATATTTCTCGCGTgttctcaaaagaaaagggTTCATTGGCATCAGGTCATGCTTATAACTTTAAGGTCGAGCTTTTTGCCTCGTTCTATACAGATTCTAAATCTGAGCAGCCACCAATTCCAGCTGCTACACTGACTGACCCTGCAAAATTGGCAAAATTAATGAAAGCCAAAAGCAACGTTTCCACGAAGAACAATGGCTGGGGTGATCTCATCGATAGAATTATCAATGACTCTCACACGGGTATTGCTGTTACTGGTCAAATGGAAAGTTTAGTTGTTTcagtgaaagaaataaaggAAGATTGTAAATTTCTACAGACCAACTCTGATAACGCAATGGCCATCACGGCTGTGAATCCTATCTTTTATGATActcttgaacaaaaacaaaccGATAGAATATACTTAACGCTGGACAAAGTATCAATTTGTGGGcttgaaaataaaaagagCAATGTTTCCAACATTACTATTcagatttcttccaataacGACAAAATAACATTCCGACCAAGTTCTGTTACTCATTCTTATAAAAAATGGGCCTTCATTACTGTCAGACCCGGGGAGCTGGTAAATGAGACTATCAGAATTGACGGCATAGATTCAATGAcgaaagaagaaactttgAGAGTGTCTGCTTACTTAAATGGTCGTTTGTTTGCAAAGTCAAGATTTTACGTTAAGAAGGGGCTCCAAATCTTGGAgtacaagaagaaatctgtCTTCCAATTGATTTCAAGTTTAGGTAAACCACTAGTTGAAATAGAGGTTGGAACAAGGTACGTGGGTAACAACTACAACATGGACAGAACCGTCCATAGTTTACTGTCCTTATTGAGGAAACATCAAATTACAGAAAACGACTTCGAGCAAAAAAGTTTGGAAGCTTTGAAATCGTTAAAGATGGTTTCCATTAAACAAATCACCAAGTATTTTAACCCAATCCTTCTATCTCTCTTGGAGTTGCTTTACTATACGTGTTACAGGCACGCAGCCAGATCATCCgaagctttgaaaaaagcAGTTTTCAGTTCACTAGTGCAATTTTTAGATATGAATATCGCTCGCCATGACAACTACAAGCATTTGTTCAacgatttctttgaagaagtagaaAGGGAGAACTCCAATTATCTGCCGGAGTTAGGCCCAATTTTGGTAAGATTGATGTCAGAacagttttcttcttcagctaACAGTTGGAGTTATGTGGGTAGGGCTCTGTGTCGATCGTATATTTTACTTTTGAAGTTGGGACGGTTATTTTCTAAAGATATAGTCGGATATCATCAAGCTGTCGACGAGTTTTTCAACAGTCTTAGTATCTTTTTTAGAGTAACAAATGATTCTGTGCTCGTGGACCAAGTGACTATTCTTGAAACTTATGATTTAGCGATTAACGAGACCTCAGCAATTTTCGATGATCCTCATTTAATTCAACTCGTTCTTCTGTTGTTCAATGCTTgtcaagaaaaagaaaatagcATAGAATTCTCACAAGATGATTTATCCACAAAGGAAAAGAATTTTGTAAATGCAAAATATCTCTTGCTAAGAAGAATTCTCCAGAACCCGGAGTTAGCTCCATTCTTCAAGGATCCAGCGGAAAATCCTTTAAGAACTAAATTCTTAGGCCAAGTTATTGAATGGTGTTTCAAGCCATTCATCAAAGAGAAAGGCTGCGTTCCAAATTTGACGACTGCAAGTTACGCTAACGGTGTTCTGATTACAATTATAGAGCAAGCACAGGACACAGTTTTCAAAAGGAATCTGATTAGATTATTGCCGATTTTTTGCCGGATATTCCTCTTCCTACGAAGTGCCTGTGAGAAAGAAGactgtttcaaattcaaaagagtaTTTGCCCCTCTATTCCCTACAGTGACACCTCTTCCGGAAATAACAGTAGATTCTATGGTGACTGATGAAGTGTTTGTTGGTGTTTTACTCGAGACTGCAACTATTATTATTGCTTTGACTAAAATTGTCGAGCAGCAATACGATTCTCATGGTTCTTTTATAAAAGCCATTGAAGCATGTCGGGAGGATGAAGACTTCCAATCTCCTTATTACGTCACAAAAATAGTACGGGAAGACCTGGCAACCATATTTGTTACCATTCATCGTTTGATAAAGGGAGATTTCTTCCCTTCAAAAAAATGGTTTACTATGACGGCAGCTATAATGCGCGCTTGTATGACACTATCTGAAATGTGCCTGGATGTTTTCAAGCTTTACTACGTTCCTGACGAACAGTGTACCTTAGAGACCTTCGATGCAGAGCTTTGGGGTagatatttcaaacttGTCTTGTGTATTGCTAACCATAAGACTGTTAACTCTACTCCTCTAGCACCTTTGCCGAGGAAAGCTGTGTATTTGGTGACCGGAGACTTGATTGGCCGAGCATCGTACATACTCGAGCAAATCTGGGACATTTTGGGTGACAATTGTATTGGTACCGATCTTGATAATAAGTATGGTATTCTAAGATCTTCGGTGTATCAAATGACATTTTTGACTGCAGCTATGGATATAGTTACAGACTTCTGTGCGTTTTCATTCTTACGTCATGTAGATGCAAGAAGGGTAGGTAGTAAAATCATTTGGGTTGTACTAATTTTGGTTTGGACGAACGAAAATTCATTAACCACAGCTATTGAAGAGCTAACTCctcaatttttcaatgcatACCAGAAGGGTGCATTGAGACCAACCGTATTCGAAGTGGAGATATTTTTGGACACTTTGTTGCATGTTATTCATCTCGATACCGAGGACAGCATTAAGGACACTCTTTTCAATTATGTTCGTTTCTTGAAGGAGTTTCTACTCTCGTTGGCTGAAACAGAGGATATTCCATCCggtgaagaatttgatgatgacAGAACTGCCAGCCAATTACGAATCTTTGGCTACCTAATGTCCATGAAGAGACCTGAAATGTTGCACACCTTGGTTAATGACTTATTTATTAATCACATGAGAAGGAAGGATTACATACAAGCCGCATTATCCCTAGAATTATTAGCGTTGACTTATGAATGGAATCCAAATGATAGCCTTCCAGCAACCAAGTATCCACCTTTACCCGAACAGTCTTCATTTGAACGTAGAGAATACCTCTACAAGGAAGCAGCTAGAAATTTCACCAAGGGTTTGAAATTAGAAAAGGCATTGACAGTATACAAAGATTTGGCTGACGCATACGATAAGATTAACTACGATTTAGATGGATTATCCTACGTTCACGGTCAAATCTCAAACATCTACACCGATTTGCAAAACGTGGACAGATTGGTACCGAACTATTTCAAAGTCTCCTTCTACGGGTACGGTTTCCCCAAGAACCTGAGAGGAAAGACGTTCGTGTTCGAGGGATTACCGTTTGAACATATCACATCCGTGCATAACAGACTGTTAAAATTGTATCCCGGTTCAAAACTAGTGAACAGTTTTACTGAAGCGGATAAGTTATTGGTATCGCCACCGAATGGTAAATTCATCCACGTTATCAGTGTGGAACCAAGGTTGCAAATATCAGACGAGTATGCCACCAGtgacaagaagaatgaCAATAACAAGGTCAGATTGTACGTAGAAAACAGGGATTTGAAAACGTTTAGCAGTTCTAGAAGAGTTGCTGGGACACACGGAATCACTGATCTATGGGTAATAGAGTATATTTTTGAAACGAAATCCACTTTCCCAACATTAATGAATAGATCCGAAGTTGTGAAAGTCACTGAGAAACGTCTATCACCAATCAACAACGCCATCAAGTCGTTACAACAAAAGATCCAAGAACTGAGCGGACTTGAAGACATGTGCTATAAActaatgaaagaaaacgGCGATTGTTCTGAAGTATTTTCAGAACTGTCAAGAAATATCACAGGTACCATTGATGCACCTATTAACGGTGGTATTGCAGAGTATCGTGTATTCTATAcggatgaagaaaccaaatCGAAACTAGATCCTGCTGATGTGGAATTATTAGTTGCTGCGTTCAACGAATTGACCATTGTCCTAAACCGTTGTCTCGCACTACACGGACAGCTGTGTCCAATCAGCTTAAGCAAGTCACATACGCTTTTGAAGGACTTATTCGCCAAGAATTTCGAAAAAGAGATCAAAGTTAGCGGAATCGATATCAACGAGACCAACGACGAAATAATCGCAAGAATAAAATCAATCCAGTCATCTCAGCAAAGTTTTTCCAAGAGAAGTAGTATGCTAATGTCAAGATCCATATTCTCAGAGAGCCACTCTATCAGATCTGCTGGAAGTAACGGAAGTGCAACAAAAAACAGTATGCATGATCTCACCGTTACCTCTTCCCATAGAACTACAAAAAGCAACGCGCCATCTCACGCAGCGTCACATGCTACGAGAATATCTCGTCCTACCACACATATCAGCATGCTAAGAAGCACAAGATAG
- the URA4 gene encoding dihydroorotase (highly similar to uniprot|P20051 Saccharomyces cerevisiae YLR420W URA4 Third step in pyrimidine biosynthesis pathway dihydrooratase), which yields MSESQTEYDLGITCDMHVHLRDGEMCKLITPTVKEGGISVAYVMPNLSPPVITLERVQEYKCTLESLAPETTFLMSFYLCKDLTPELIHAAAKVGAIQGVKCYPAGVTTNSAQGVDPNDFTVFYPLFKAMEEEGIVLNLHGEKPSVAGEKEDIHVLNAEESFLPALKKLHLDFPKLKIILEHCTTAAAIKTIEEINADVKDPLDVMVAATITAHHLFLTIDDWAGNPINFCKPVAKLPSDKRALVQAATSGKPYFFFGSDSAPHPIENKAKHVGVCAGVFSQSLAIPYLAEIFETQGKLDTLKNFVSDAPLSFYALKPEDIKSNQNVTVFKKTTNIPEIITDGKGLRVAPFKAGDELHWAVRWD from the coding sequence ATGTCCGAATCTCAAACTGAATATGATCTTGGTATCACTTGTGATATGCACGTCCATTTGAGAGATGGCGAAATGTGCAAATTGATCACTCCTACTGTGAAGGAAGGTGGTATTTCTGTTGCTTATGTGATGCCAAACCTAAGCCCACCGGTTATTACCTTGGAAAGAGTCCAAGAGTATAAATGTACCTTGGAATCTCTTGCACCAGAAACAACTTTTTTAATGTCTTTCTATCTCTGCAAAGATTTGACGCCTGAATTGATCCATGCAGCAGCAAAAGTTGGTGCTATTCAAGGCGTGAAATGTTATCCTGCTGGTGTGACTACCAACTCGGCGCAAGGTGTGGACCCTAACGATTTCACAGTGTTTTATCCATTGTTTAAGGCcatggaagaagagggCATCGTGTTGAATTTACATGGTGAAAAACCAAGTGTCGCTGGTGAAAAAGAGGATATTCATGTTTTGAATGCCGAAGAATCATTCTTGCCTGCCTTAAAGAAGCTCCACCTTGATTTCCCAAAGTTGAAGATCATTTTGGAACATTGCACCACTGCTGCCGCCATCAAGACCATTGAAGAGATCAATGCTGATGTCAAGGATCCATTGGATGTCATGGTCGCCGCTACTATCACCGCGCATCATCTTTTCTTGACTATTGACGATTGGGCTGGAAATCCAATCAATTTCTGTAAGCCTGTTGCAAAGCTTCCTAGCGATAAAAGGGCTCTAGTTCAAGCTGCAACATCCGGGAAACCatactttttctttggatctGATTCTGCGCCACATCCGATAGAAAATAAAGCTAAACATGTAGGCGTATGTGCCGGTGTGTTTTCGCAATCGCTGGCAATTCCATACCTGGCTGAAATATTCGAAACTCAAGGAAAACTGGACACTTTAAAGAACTTCGTAAGCGATGCACCATTATCATTTTATGCATTGAAACCAGAAGACATCAAGTCCAACCAAAACGTTACAGTCTTCAAAAAGACAACTAATATCCCAGAAATAATCACTGATGGAAAAGGCCTCAGAGTTGCTCCATTCAAAGCTGGAGATGAGTTACACTGGGCTGTCAGATGGGACTAG
- a CDS encoding uncharacterized protein (conserved hypothetical protein): MLVKYIGSLSEESTEFKELCNCLPEDVEKGKENLLKCVRGPFFQQAVDILDLATKQSYSGQQLSQMFGYSYTGEGPRALLEGLRNKGLQEKLKKQDSQSE; encoded by the coding sequence ATGTTAGTGAAGTATATTGGATCTCTTTCTGAGGAGTCTACcgaattcaaagaattatGTAACTGTTTGCCTGAGGATGTCgaaaagggaaaagaaaacctttTGAAATGTGTAAGAGGTCCATTCTTTCAGCAAGCAGTTGACATTTTGGACTTAGCTACGAAGCAGAGCTATTCGGGACAACAACTCTCACAAATGTTTGGATATTCGTATACCGGAGAAGGACCACGAGCTCTACTGGAAGGACTTAGAAATAAGGGCCTCCAGGAAAAGCTAAAGAAGCAAGATTCACAATCAGAAtaa